Proteins co-encoded in one Ponticoccus alexandrii genomic window:
- a CDS encoding zinc-binding metallopeptidase family protein: protein MQVFHCPACGSTVFFHNTACTCGQPVTFDPDTQTMQQNLPVCANREDIGCNWKAEDGTLCRSCAMTETVPDLRKPENMPLWEWSEHAKRWVLANLMRWGWFTPGDTGARPVFRMLSEQTASGSTDVVMGHADGTITINVTEASDAVLAQRQEQFGELYRTMIGHIRHEVAHFLFLRLSGDPTFLDAFRKTFGDERADYGDALKAHYKAPQPPGDTHITAYATAHPHEDWAETIAHLLHLTDLLDSTAASGLSLPDGPPAGYDAYEETDTDRLLTLAVDITIAMNHVNRALDLPDLYPFVLTSTVREKLAFAHRAVRIEG from the coding sequence ATGCAAGTCTTCCACTGCCCCGCCTGCGGCTCCACCGTCTTCTTCCACAACACGGCCTGCACCTGTGGCCAGCCCGTGACCTTCGACCCGGACACCCAGACGATGCAGCAGAACCTGCCCGTCTGCGCCAATCGTGAAGACATCGGCTGCAACTGGAAGGCCGAGGACGGCACGCTCTGCCGCTCTTGCGCGATGACGGAAACCGTGCCCGACCTGCGCAAGCCCGAGAACATGCCGCTGTGGGAATGGAGCGAGCACGCCAAGCGCTGGGTTCTGGCCAACCTGATGCGCTGGGGCTGGTTCACACCCGGCGACACGGGGGCCCGGCCGGTCTTCCGAATGCTCTCCGAACAGACGGCCAGCGGCTCGACCGACGTGGTCATGGGCCACGCGGACGGCACGATCACCATCAACGTGACAGAGGCCTCGGACGCGGTTTTGGCCCAGCGGCAGGAACAGTTCGGAGAACTCTACCGCACAATGATCGGCCACATCCGGCACGAGGTGGCGCATTTCCTCTTTCTCCGGCTGTCCGGCGACCCGACCTTCCTCGACGCCTTCCGCAAGACCTTCGGCGACGAGCGTGCCGATTACGGCGACGCCCTGAAGGCCCACTACAAGGCTCCCCAACCGCCCGGCGACACCCATATTACGGCCTACGCCACCGCCCATCCCCACGAGGACTGGGCCGAGACCATCGCCCACCTGCTGCACCTGACGGACCTTCTGGACAGCACCGCCGCGTCGGGTCTGTCTCTGCCCGACGGCCCGCCCGCCGGTTACGACGCCTATGAGGAAACGGATACCGACCGGCTGCTGACCCTGGCCGTCGACATCACCATCGCGATGAACCACGTGAACCGCGCGCTGGACCTGCCGGACCTCTACCCCTTCGTACTGACGTCGACGGTCCGCGAAAAGCTGGCCTTCGCCCACCGCGCCGTGCGGATCGAGGGCTGA
- a CDS encoding sodium:solute symporter family protein — protein sequence MDQFTINLLFVGASFALYIGIAIWARAGSTSEFYAAGRGVHPVTNGMATAADWMSAASFISMAGLIAFTGYDNSTYLMGWTGGYVLLALLLAPYLRKFGKYTVSEFIGDRFYSPTARLVAVICLIIASVTYVIGQMTGVGVAFGRFLEVDSTTGLLIGAVIVFAYAVFGGMKGVTYTQVAQYVVLILAYTIPAVFISLQLTGNPIPGLGLFGDHQASGEPLLAKLDQIVRELGFNEYTAHNGDTFNMVLFTLSLMIGTAGLPHVIMRFFTVPRVADARWSAGWALVFIALLYLTAPAVGAMARLNITEQFWPNGTNAEPVALETIQSDPAYDWMATWQQTGLLGWEDKNGDGRIAYFNQGDADTVAAMEAAGWGSENELTNFNNDILVLANPEIANLPAWVIGLVAAGGLAAALSTAAGLLLAISSAVSHDLLKGQLTPNMSEKNELLSARIAMAVAIGVATWLGLNPPGFAAQTVALAFGLAAASIFPALMMGIFTKVNNKGAVAGMLAGLIVTLVYIFLHKGWFFIPDTNSFTDADPLLGTIKSTSFGAVGAAINFAVAFTVSKMTAPVPQEIEELVESVRIPRGASAAVDGH from the coding sequence ATGGATCAGTTCACCATCAACCTGCTGTTCGTGGGCGCGTCTTTCGCGCTCTACATCGGCATCGCGATCTGGGCCCGAGCGGGCTCGACCTCGGAATTCTACGCCGCCGGGCGCGGCGTTCACCCGGTCACCAACGGCATGGCGACCGCTGCGGACTGGATGTCGGCGGCCTCGTTCATCTCGATGGCAGGCCTCATCGCCTTCACCGGCTATGACAACTCGACCTACCTGATGGGCTGGACCGGCGGCTACGTGCTGCTGGCACTGCTGCTGGCGCCCTACCTGCGCAAGTTCGGCAAATACACGGTGTCCGAATTCATCGGCGACCGCTTCTACAGCCCGACCGCGCGCCTGGTGGCCGTGATCTGCCTGATCATCGCCTCGGTGACCTACGTCATCGGCCAGATGACCGGCGTGGGCGTGGCCTTTGGCCGTTTCCTCGAGGTGGACAGCACCACCGGCCTGCTGATCGGCGCCGTGATCGTCTTCGCCTATGCGGTGTTCGGCGGCATGAAGGGCGTGACCTACACGCAGGTGGCACAATACGTCGTGCTGATCCTCGCCTACACGATCCCCGCCGTCTTCATCTCGCTGCAACTGACCGGCAACCCGATCCCAGGTCTGGGCCTGTTCGGCGACCACCAGGCAAGCGGAGAGCCGCTGCTGGCCAAGCTGGACCAGATCGTCCGCGAACTGGGCTTCAACGAGTACACTGCCCACAACGGTGACACCTTCAACATGGTGCTCTTCACCCTGTCGCTGATGATCGGCACCGCCGGTCTGCCGCATGTCATCATGCGCTTCTTCACCGTGCCGCGCGTGGCTGACGCCCGCTGGTCCGCTGGCTGGGCGCTGGTCTTCATCGCGCTTCTGTACCTCACGGCCCCCGCCGTCGGTGCCATGGCCCGCCTGAACATCACCGAGCAGTTCTGGCCCAACGGCACCAATGCAGAGCCCGTCGCGCTGGAAACCATCCAGAGCGATCCGGCCTATGACTGGATGGCGACCTGGCAGCAGACCGGCCTTCTGGGCTGGGAAGACAAGAACGGCGACGGACGCATCGCCTACTTCAACCAGGGCGACGCCGACACGGTTGCCGCCATGGAAGCCGCCGGTTGGGGTTCGGAAAACGAGCTGACCAACTTCAACAACGACATCCTGGTTCTGGCCAACCCGGAAATCGCCAACCTGCCGGCCTGGGTCATCGGCCTTGTCGCGGCCGGTGGTCTGGCCGCCGCGCTGTCGACCGCCGCCGGTCTGCTGCTGGCGATCTCGTCGGCAGTGTCTCACGACCTGCTGAAGGGTCAGCTGACCCCGAACATGTCGGAGAAGAACGAGCTTCTCTCCGCTCGGATCGCGATGGCCGTGGCCATCGGTGTCGCCACCTGGCTGGGTCTGAACCCCCCGGGCTTCGCGGCGCAGACCGTGGCACTGGCCTTCGGCCTGGCCGCTGCCTCGATCTTCCCGGCGCTGATGATGGGCATCTTTACCAAGGTGAACAACAAGGGCGCCGTGGCGGGCATGCTGGCCGGTCTGATCGTGACGCTGGTCTACATCTTCCTGCACAAGGGCTGGTTCTTCATCCCCGACACCAACAGCTTCACCGACGCCGATCCGCTCCTGGGCACGATCAAGTCGACCAGCTTCGGTGCCGTCGGTGCGGCAATCAACTTCGCGGTGGCCTTCACCGTGTCGAAGATGACCGCCCCGGTCCCGCAGGAAATCGAAGAGCTTGTCGAAAGCGTGCGCATCCCCCGCGGTGCCAGCGCCGCGGTCGACGGGCACTGA
- a CDS encoding adenylate kinase: MDGAQTPAPAAVLILLGPPGAGKGTQARMLEEKFGLVQLSTGDLLREAVAKGTEAGKQAKAVMEAGALVSDAIVIAILRDRLAQPDTAKGVILDGFPRTTVQAEALNRLLEETGQKVNAAVSLDVDDAAMVERISGRYTCAGCGEGWHDTFKQPKRAGICDNCGSTEFKRRADDNAETVASRLQAYHAQTAPLIGFYADRGALIRIDAMGEIDTIADKLSAIVRTTTA; the protein is encoded by the coding sequence ATGGACGGCGCCCAGACCCCCGCCCCCGCCGCCGTGCTGATCCTGCTGGGGCCTCCGGGCGCCGGCAAGGGCACGCAGGCGCGGATGCTCGAGGAAAAGTTCGGCCTCGTCCAGCTTTCCACCGGCGACCTTCTGCGGGAGGCCGTCGCCAAGGGCACCGAGGCGGGCAAGCAAGCCAAGGCCGTGATGGAGGCCGGCGCGCTCGTCAGCGACGCCATCGTCATCGCCATCCTGCGTGACCGGCTGGCGCAGCCCGACACCGCCAAGGGCGTGATCCTCGACGGGTTTCCACGCACCACCGTTCAGGCCGAGGCCCTGAACCGGCTGCTGGAAGAGACCGGGCAAAAGGTCAATGCCGCCGTCAGCCTGGACGTCGACGACGCCGCGATGGTCGAGCGGATCTCGGGCCGCTACACCTGCGCCGGCTGCGGCGAGGGCTGGCACGACACCTTCAAGCAGCCGAAGCGCGCCGGCATCTGCGACAACTGCGGCAGCACCGAATTCAAGCGTCGCGCCGACGACAACGCCGAGACCGTCGCCAGCCGCCTTCAGGCTTACCACGCCCAGACCGCCCCGCTGATCGGCTTTTACGCCGATCGGGGCGCGCTCATCCGCATCGACGCCATGGGCGAGATCGACACCATCGCCGACAAGCTGTCGGCGATCGTGAGAACAACCACCGCATAA
- a CDS encoding 3'-5' exonuclease, with the protein MLANLSLRLRVFLFFCLIALGGALILGASLWAGLSRALTTTPQNGFVLAGILSIFGLTALTAGVWLLFDENVAKPIERLSAGMRARAHAGVAVEVDARAARYLGDLGPAASAVTEALAQNAMSTAQRVAAETERLAQERERLTALLTEIPVAMMLINSAGQIVLYDGQAAEVLSTLGMPRLNAPLTDYFDAGSLDRARGRVNRSGKEARCVLTSRDGAQSFDARMKPMDAGGYLLIVDAAHTDIPPDAARPLVYDFALLTARPGEIGDETPLCDLTYTVFDTETTGLLPHKDEIVQLGALRVLGGRIVPGETIDQLVDPGRPIPPSATRVHHVTDAMVAGKPDIAEAGRRFHSFAQGSVIVAHNAPFDMAFLRRHRARMGVEWHNPVLDTVLLSAVLFGASETHTLDALCQRLGVTIPERLRHTAMGDAQATAEVLIHMLPMLQARGLTTLGAVLAETRRHGRLLEDLN; encoded by the coding sequence ATGCTGGCCAACCTGTCGCTTCGCCTGCGGGTCTTCCTGTTCTTCTGCCTCATCGCGCTTGGCGGCGCGCTGATCCTTGGCGCATCGCTCTGGGCCGGCCTGAGCCGGGCGCTGACCACCACGCCGCAGAACGGCTTTGTCCTGGCAGGCATCCTGTCGATCTTCGGACTGACCGCCCTGACCGCCGGGGTCTGGCTGCTGTTCGACGAGAACGTGGCGAAACCCATCGAACGGCTGTCGGCAGGAATGCGGGCCCGCGCCCACGCCGGCGTCGCCGTCGAGGTTGACGCCCGGGCCGCGCGCTACCTCGGCGACCTTGGACCCGCCGCCTCTGCGGTGACCGAGGCGCTGGCGCAAAACGCCATGAGCACCGCGCAAAGGGTCGCGGCAGAGACCGAGCGGCTGGCACAGGAACGCGAACGCCTGACCGCCCTGCTGACAGAGATCCCGGTGGCGATGATGCTGATCAACAGCGCCGGGCAGATCGTGCTCTACGACGGACAGGCCGCAGAGGTGCTGTCCACCCTCGGCATGCCCCGGCTGAACGCCCCGCTGACGGATTACTTCGATGCAGGCTCTCTGGACCGCGCGCGTGGGCGGGTGAACCGCTCGGGCAAGGAGGCGCGCTGCGTGCTGACCTCTCGCGATGGCGCGCAAAGCTTCGACGCCCGGATGAAGCCGATGGACGCGGGCGGCTACCTGCTGATCGTCGACGCGGCCCATACCGACATCCCGCCGGATGCGGCCCGCCCGCTGGTCTACGACTTTGCCCTGCTGACCGCGCGCCCCGGCGAGATCGGCGACGAGACCCCCCTGTGCGACCTGACCTACACCGTCTTCGACACCGAAACGACGGGCCTGCTGCCGCATAAGGACGAGATCGTGCAGCTGGGCGCCCTGCGGGTGCTGGGCGGCCGGATCGTGCCGGGCGAGACGATAGACCAGCTTGTCGACCCCGGCCGCCCGATCCCGCCTTCGGCCACGCGGGTGCATCACGTGACCGACGCCATGGTCGCGGGCAAGCCCGACATCGCCGAGGCCGGGCGGCGCTTTCACAGCTTCGCGCAGGGCTCGGTGATCGTGGCGCATAACGCGCCCTTCGACATGGCCTTCCTGCGCCGCCACCGGGCGCGGATGGGGGTCGAGTGGCATAACCCGGTACTGGATACGGTGCTTCTGTCGGCGGTGCTGTTCGGCGCGTCAGAAACGCATACGCTGGACGCCCTGTGCCAGCGGCTTGGCGTCACCATTCCCGAGCGGCTGCGGCACACGGCGATGGGCGATGCGCAGGCCACCGCAGAGGTGTTGATCCACATGCTTCCGATGCTTCAGGCGCGCGGGCTGACGACGCTGGGCGCGGTGCTTGCAGAGACCCGCCGCCATGGCCGCCTGCTCGAAGACCTGAACTGA
- a CDS encoding helix-turn-helix domain-containing protein: MESKTSSIRAIAQLTALAHPRRLAVFRLLMRRYPDAVPAGDLAQALEMPASSLSATLAQLRQAGLIRQDRQCTSLLYSADVAGAGGLMTYLAADCCRGRADICFATLEKDPAMPAASPRRRTVLFVCTGNSARSIFAETLLRDMAGDRFEVFSAGSRPQSTLNPFALQLLADKGHDTGVLRAKHISEFQGEGAPQFDFVFTVCDRAANEECPPWPGQPVTGHWGQPDPVKAEGTDAERMLAFQQVYGALKNRIASFAALPVDTLDRVSLQARVDDIGRIEDAPA, encoded by the coding sequence ATGGAATCAAAGACTTCATCAATCCGGGCGATCGCGCAGCTGACCGCGCTGGCCCATCCCCGCCGTCTTGCGGTCTTTCGCCTGCTGATGCGCCGCTATCCCGATGCGGTGCCGGCGGGCGATCTGGCGCAGGCGCTTGAAATGCCGGCCTCCTCCCTGTCGGCCACGCTGGCGCAGCTTCGGCAGGCCGGGCTGATCCGGCAGGACCGGCAGTGCACCTCGCTTCTCTACTCTGCCGATGTGGCGGGGGCGGGCGGCCTCATGACCTACCTTGCCGCGGATTGCTGCCGTGGCCGGGCCGACATCTGCTTTGCTACCCTGGAAAAGGATCCTGCCATGCCTGCCGCTTCCCCTCGCAGGCGGACCGTGCTGTTTGTCTGCACCGGCAACTCCGCCCGTTCGATCTTTGCCGAAACCCTGCTGCGCGACATGGCGGGCGACCGGTTCGAGGTCTTCTCTGCCGGAAGCCGCCCGCAGAGCACGCTCAACCCCTTCGCGCTGCAACTGCTGGCGGACAAGGGGCATGACACAGGGGTGTTACGCGCCAAGCATATCTCGGAGTTTCAGGGCGAGGGCGCACCGCAGTTCGACTTTGTCTTCACCGTCTGTGACCGCGCCGCGAACGAGGAATGCCCGCCCTGGCCGGGCCAGCCGGTGACCGGACACTGGGGCCAGCCCGACCCGGTCAAGGCAGAGGGCACTGACGCCGAGCGCATGCTGGCCTTCCAGCAGGTCTATGGCGCGCTGAAGAACCGGATCGCGAGCTTCGCCGCGCTGCCGGTGGATACGCTGGACCGCGTCTCGTTGCAGGCGCGGGTCGACGACATTGGAAGGATCGAGGACGCACCCGCATGA
- a CDS encoding dihydrofolate reductase family protein: MITGHVFVACSLDGFIARSDHGLDWLSHPGTEDEEHGYEDFIAGIDGIVMGSASYRKVRSFPEWPYDKPVVVLSESLQPEDIPEELDDRVRLSRARPVRLMETLEAEGWRNVYVDGGALIQSFLRAGLISEMTITHVPVLIGSGRRLFGALEEDITFDLMETRSFRSGLVSTRYRLRPKA; this comes from the coding sequence ATGATCACCGGACATGTCTTCGTCGCCTGCTCTCTGGACGGGTTCATCGCGCGCAGCGACCACGGGCTGGACTGGCTGTCGCATCCCGGCACCGAGGACGAGGAACACGGGTACGAAGATTTCATCGCCGGGATCGACGGGATCGTCATGGGCAGCGCGTCCTACCGAAAGGTGCGCAGCTTCCCCGAATGGCCCTACGACAAGCCGGTGGTGGTTCTCAGCGAAAGCCTGCAGCCCGAGGACATCCCCGAAGAGCTGGACGACCGCGTGCGCCTCAGCCGCGCGCGCCCGGTGCGCCTGATGGAAACGCTGGAGGCCGAAGGCTGGCGAAACGTCTACGTCGACGGCGGTGCGCTCATCCAGTCCTTCCTCCGCGCCGGTCTGATCTCGGAAATGACGATCACCCATGTTCCGGTGTTGATCGGCTCGGGCCGCCGCCTTTTCGGGGCGCTCGAAGAGGACATTACCTTCGACCTGATGGAAACTCGCAGCTTCCGCTCCGGCCTTGTCTCGACCCGCTACCGCCTGCGCCCGAAAGCCTGA
- a CDS encoding DUF294 nucleotidyltransferase-like domain-containing protein, translating to MPLDRTALDRFFAALHPYDALKPGTRAALIAAFREQALPAHQPVYTLGDPLDGLYLIHSGRVEVRDRNGAQLSLLGPRNSFGERGLMRDGIAVTSARTTEDTVLLVLPRPAFLTLVEREPAAARFFDRQRPARPHRSDLLTSRVETLMARDPLTCAPDATVQAAAQAMSTRHVSSICVTDGDTLKGIATIRDLSGKVVGGGLPYDTPVAQVMTADPITLPPSAIGSDVLHMMMERRIGHVPICEGTRLVGMVTQTDLTSFQATTSAELVSEIAQAPDAAAMARVTARIPRLLVQLVAGGARHEIVTRLITDISDTCTRRLLTLGEEALGPAPVPYLWLACGSQGRQEQTGVSDQDNCLILDDAVTDEQRGWFAQLAEFVCTGLDTCGYVFCPGEMMATNPRWCQPLETWRGYFRSWIARPSPEAQMLASVMFDLRPIGGTLTLFDALHEETLAAAAKNSIFVAHMVSNGLKHQPPLGLWRGFATIRSGEHRNSIDLKLNGVVPVVDLARIYALQGRLTPVNTRARLEAATAAGVLSATGGRDLLDAYDLIAETRLEHQARRIKSGARPDNYLMPSDLSDFERSHLRDAFVVIKSLQSALGHGKGMLG from the coding sequence GTGCCGCTGGACCGCACCGCCCTCGACCGCTTCTTCGCCGCCCTGCACCCCTATGACGCGCTGAAGCCCGGGACGCGCGCGGCCTTGATCGCCGCGTTCCGCGAACAGGCGCTGCCTGCGCATCAGCCGGTCTATACGCTGGGCGACCCGCTGGACGGACTGTACCTGATCCACAGCGGGCGGGTCGAGGTGCGCGACCGGAACGGCGCGCAGCTGTCGCTTCTGGGTCCGCGCAACTCCTTCGGGGAACGCGGGCTGATGCGCGACGGCATCGCCGTGACCAGCGCGCGCACGACAGAAGACACGGTGCTTCTGGTGCTGCCCCGGCCCGCCTTCCTGACGCTGGTGGAACGCGAACCGGCGGCGGCGCGCTTCTTCGACCGGCAAAGACCGGCGCGCCCGCACCGCTCTGACCTTTTGACCAGCCGGGTCGAGACGCTGATGGCCCGCGATCCCCTGACCTGCGCGCCGGATGCCACGGTGCAGGCGGCGGCGCAGGCCATGTCCACGCGCCACGTCTCGTCAATCTGCGTCACCGACGGCGACACGCTGAAGGGCATCGCCACGATCCGCGACCTATCCGGCAAGGTGGTAGGGGGCGGCCTGCCCTACGACACACCCGTCGCGCAGGTGATGACCGCCGATCCGATCACCCTGCCGCCCTCGGCCATCGGATCGGACGTGCTGCACATGATGATGGAACGCCGCATCGGCCATGTCCCGATCTGCGAGGGCACGCGGCTGGTGGGCATGGTCACCCAGACCGACCTGACGAGCTTTCAGGCCACGACCTCCGCCGAACTGGTCTCCGAGATCGCGCAGGCCCCCGATGCCGCCGCCATGGCCCGGGTGACGGCCCGCATTCCCCGACTGCTGGTACAGCTGGTAGCGGGTGGCGCCCGGCACGAGATTGTGACGCGGCTGATCACCGACATCTCCGACACCTGCACCCGGCGCCTGCTGACGCTGGGCGAAGAGGCGCTTGGCCCGGCGCCCGTGCCCTACCTCTGGCTGGCCTGCGGCAGTCAGGGGCGGCAGGAGCAGACCGGCGTCAGCGATCAGGACAACTGCCTGATCCTCGACGATGCGGTGACCGACGAGCAGAGGGGCTGGTTCGCGCAACTGGCCGAATTCGTCTGCACCGGCCTCGACACCTGCGGCTACGTCTTCTGCCCCGGCGAGATGATGGCGACCAACCCGCGCTGGTGCCAGCCGCTGGAGACATGGCGCGGCTACTTCCGCAGCTGGATCGCCCGCCCCTCGCCCGAGGCGCAAATGCTGGCCTCTGTGATGTTTGACCTGCGCCCGATCGGCGGCACGCTGACGCTGTTCGACGCCTTGCACGAAGAGACCCTCGCCGCCGCCGCCAAGAACTCGATCTTCGTCGCGCATATGGTCTCGAACGGGCTGAAGCATCAGCCGCCGCTGGGCCTGTGGCGCGGCTTCGCCACGATCCGCTCGGGCGAGCATCGCAACAGCATCGACCTGAAGTTGAACGGCGTCGTGCCAGTGGTGGACCTTGCCCGCATCTACGCGTTGCAGGGGCGGCTGACACCCGTCAACACCCGCGCCCGGCTGGAGGCTGCAACCGCCGCCGGGGTGCTGTCGGCCACCGGAGGGCGCGACCTGCTGGATGCCTACGACCTGATCGCGGAAACCCGGCTGGAGCATCAGGCCCGCCGGATCAAATCCGGGGCGCGGCCCGACAACTACCTGATGCCCTCCGATCTGTCGGACTTTGAGCGAAGTCATTTGCGTGACGCCTTCGTCGTGATCAAGTCGCTGCAATCGGCACTGGGCCACGGCAAGGGCATGCTGGGGTGA
- the acs gene encoding acetate--CoA ligase, whose translation MTPNSETAKTYPPSAELASKAHVDAAKYDAMYAASVADPAAFWGQQAERLDWIKAPTEIKNTDFTLGQVSIEWFRDGTLNVAANCIDRHLETRGQQTAIIWEPDDPSEPAQSISYADLHRRTCRMANVLESMGVRKGDRVIIYLPMIPEAAYAMLACARIGAVHSIVFAGFSPDALAARVNGCDAKVVITADEAPRGGRKTPLKSNADKALLHCKDSVKCLVVKRTGGQTTWTEGRDFDYNEMALEADDYCRPVEMKAEDPLFILYTSGSTGQPKGVVHTTGGYLVYAALTHEVTFDYHDGDVYWCSADVGWVTGHSYIVYGPLANGATTLMFEGVPTWPDASRFWQVCEKHKVTQFYTAPTAIRALMGQGNDFVTKCDLSSLRLLGTVGEPINPEVWNWYNDVVGGGRCPIVDTWWQTETGGHMMTPLPGAHATKPGAAMKPFFGVQPVVLDPQSGEEIHDSPTEGVLAIKDSWPGQMRTVWGDHERFEKTYFSDYKGYYFSGDGCRRDADGDYWITGRVDDVINVSGHRMGTAEVESALVAHEKVAEAAVVGYPHEIKGQGIYCYVTLMSGIEPDEELRKELRTWVRTEIGPIASPDLIQWAPGLPKTRSGKIMRRILRKIAENDYGALGDTSTLADPSVVDDLIENRMNRGADA comes from the coding sequence ATGACACCGAATTCCGAAACCGCCAAGACCTACCCGCCCTCGGCCGAGCTGGCCTCGAAGGCGCATGTTGATGCGGCGAAATACGATGCGATGTATGCGGCCTCGGTCGCGGATCCGGCGGCTTTCTGGGGGCAGCAGGCAGAGCGGCTGGACTGGATCAAGGCGCCGACCGAGATCAAGAACACCGACTTCACGCTGGGCCAGGTCAGCATCGAGTGGTTCCGCGACGGCACGCTGAACGTCGCCGCCAACTGCATCGACCGCCACCTCGAGACCCGCGGCCAGCAGACCGCCATCATCTGGGAGCCCGACGATCCGTCGGAGCCCGCCCAGTCGATCAGCTATGCCGACCTGCACCGCCGCACCTGCCGCATGGCCAACGTTCTGGAATCCATGGGCGTCCGCAAGGGCGACCGCGTCATCATCTACCTGCCGATGATCCCCGAGGCCGCCTACGCCATGCTGGCCTGCGCGCGCATCGGCGCGGTCCATTCCATCGTCTTCGCCGGCTTCAGCCCCGATGCGCTCGCCGCCCGCGTGAACGGCTGCGACGCCAAGGTGGTGATCACCGCCGACGAGGCCCCGCGCGGCGGCCGCAAGACCCCGCTGAAATCCAATGCCGACAAGGCCCTGCTGCACTGCAAGGACAGCGTGAAGTGCCTGGTCGTCAAGCGCACGGGCGGCCAGACCACCTGGACCGAAGGGCGCGACTTCGACTACAACGAGATGGCGCTCGAGGCCGACGACTACTGCCGCCCCGTGGAAATGAAGGCCGAGGACCCGCTGTTCATTCTCTACACCTCCGGTTCGACGGGTCAGCCCAAGGGTGTTGTGCACACGACGGGTGGATATTTGGTTTACGCCGCCCTGACGCATGAGGTCACCTTCGATTACCACGACGGCGACGTCTACTGGTGCTCGGCCGACGTGGGCTGGGTCACGGGCCATTCCTACATTGTTTACGGGCCCTTGGCGAACGGGGCCACCACGCTGATGTTCGAGGGCGTGCCGACCTGGCCCGACGCCTCGCGCTTCTGGCAGGTCTGCGAAAAGCACAAGGTCACGCAGTTCTACACCGCGCCCACGGCGATTCGCGCGCTGATGGGACAGGGTAACGACTTCGTAACGAAATGCGATCTAAGCTCGCTGCGACTCCTCGGGACGGTGGGCGAGCCGATCAACCCCGAGGTGTGGAACTGGTACAACGACGTCGTGGGCGGCGGGCGCTGCCCCATCGTCGACACCTGGTGGCAGACCGAAACCGGCGGCCACATGATGACGCCCCTGCCCGGCGCGCATGCGACCAAACCGGGCGCGGCGATGAAGCCCTTCTTCGGCGTTCAGCCGGTCGTTCTCGACCCGCAGAGCGGCGAGGAAATCCATGACAGCCCGACAGAGGGCGTTCTGGCCATCAAGGACAGCTGGCCGGGGCAGATGCGCACCGTCTGGGGCGATCACGAGCGCTTCGAGAAGACCTACTTCTCGGACTACAAGGGGTATTACTTCTCGGGTGATGGCTGCCGCCGGGACGCCGACGGCGACTACTGGATTACGGGCCGCGTCGACGACGTGATCAACGTCTCGGGCCACCGCATGGGCACGGCAGAGGTCGAATCGGCGCTGGTGGCACATGAAAAGGTGGCCGAGGCCGCGGTCGTGGGCTACCCGCACGAGATCAAGGGTCAGGGCATCTACTGCTACGTGACCCTGATGTCGGGCATCGAGCCGGACGAGGAGCTGCGCAAGGAGCTGCGCACATGGGTCCGCACGGAAATCGGCCCCATCGCCAGCCCCGACCTGATCCAGTGGGCCCCGGGCCTGCCCAAGACCCGCTCGGGCAAGATCATGCGCCGCATCCTGCGCAAGATCGCCGAGAACGACTACGGCGCCTTGGGTGACACATCCACACTCGCAGACCCATCCGTCGTCGACGACCTCATCGAGAACAGGATGAACCGAGGGGCGGACGCATGA
- a CDS encoding DUF4212 domain-containing protein: MADQTSQAAHRAEGDKAYWSANVRIIVISLVIWALVSFGFGILLRPLLSGIAVGGTDLGFWFAQQGSIIVFLAIIFFYAWRMNKLDREFGVEEE; the protein is encoded by the coding sequence ATGGCGGATCAAACATCACAAGCGGCGCACAGGGCGGAAGGCGACAAGGCCTACTGGTCCGCCAACGTGCGCATCATCGTCATCAGCCTCGTCATCTGGGCGCTGGTGTCTTTCGGCTTCGGCATCCTGCTGCGGCCTCTGCTTTCGGGCATCGCCGTGGGCGGCACCGATCTGGGCTTCTGGTTCGCGCAGCAAGGGTCGATCATCGTCTTCCTGGCGATCATCTTCTTCTACGCCTGGCGGATGAACAAGCTGGACCGTGAATTCGGCGTCGAGGAGGAGTGA